In Flavobacterium enshiense, the genomic stretch GCTAACGGAGCATCGGTTTCAGTATTGATCTGAACCATCACGTTAGTTCCTTCTTTTAATAAGTCCGGAGCATCAAGGATATCTCTGTTTAATGAAATCTGCTCGAAAGTTTCGTTGTTCATAAAGTGGAACTCCTGTCCTTCAGCATATAAAAATTGAAATGTATGTGTTTCTACACGAACAACATCAATTTTGTGACCTGCAGAAAATGTATTATCCAATACTTTTCCGTTTGTTAAACTTTTAAGTTTGGTTCTTACGAAAGCAGGACCTTTACCCGGTTTAACGTGTAAGAATTCAACAATTTTATAAATATCGTGGTTGAATTTAATACACAATCCGTTTCTGATATCAGCTGTACTTGCCATTTTGATTTATTTAGTTGTTTTATTTTTTATTAAATGCTTCCTGTATAACCTTTCATAACTCCTCGAGGTGAATTACGGACAAAAAGGATAATTTCATCGCGTTCCGGAGTTGCTTCCATTTCTGCTTCAATGATACCTAATGCCTGAGTGGTATTGTAGGTTTTTTGGAACAGAATTCTGTAAATATCCTGAATTTCGCGAATTTTTTCAGTTGAAAAGCCTCTTCTTCTAAGTCCAACAGAATTGATTCCAACGTATGATAATGGTTCTTTAGCTGCTTTTGTGTAAGGAGGAACATCTTTACGAACCAATGAACCACCTGAAATCATAGCATGATCCCCAATGGAAACAAATTGATGTATCGCAGCTAATCCTCCAATAACTGCATAATCACCAACAGTAACGTGTCCGGCTAAAGCCACTCCGTTTACAATGATGGCATTGTCCCCGATATGACAATCG encodes the following:
- the efp gene encoding elongation factor P, producing the protein MASTADIRNGLCIKFNHDIYKIVEFLHVKPGKGPAFVRTKLKSLTNGKVLDNTFSAGHKIDVVRVETHTFQFLYAEGQEFHFMNNETFEQISLNRDILDAPDLLKEGTNVMVQINTETDAPLAVDMPASVILEVTYAEPGVKGNTATNATKPATVETGATVNVPLFINEGDKIKIDTASGSYMERVKE
- the lpxA gene encoding acyl-ACP--UDP-N-acetylglucosamine O-acyltransferase; this encodes MNQPLAYVHPGAKIAKNVVIEPFTTIHNNVEIGEGTWIGSNVTIMEGARIGKNCNIFPGAVIAAVPQDLKFGGEDSLAIIGDNTTIRECVTVNRGTIASGQTKIGKNCLVMATAHIAHDCHIGDNAIIVNGVALAGHVTVGDYAVIGGLAAIHQFVSIGDHAMISGGSLVRKDVPPYTKAAKEPLSYVGINSVGLRRRGFSTEKIREIQDIYRILFQKTYNTTQALGIIEAEMEATPERDEIILFVRNSPRGVMKGYTGSI